One window of Anabaena sphaerica FACHB-251 genomic DNA carries:
- a CDS encoding DUF4089 domain-containing protein translates to MVNQKFDVRGYVEQMSMLLNLQIKDEYQDEVVANFDRIKSIAELVNNFPLAEEIEIAPTFEP, encoded by the coding sequence ATGGTAAATCAGAAATTTGATGTGCGTGGGTATGTTGAGCAAATGTCGATGTTGCTTAATTTACAGATAAAAGATGAGTATCAGGATGAAGTGGTGGCGAATTTTGATAGAATCAAATCAATAGCAGAATTAGTGAATAACTTTCCTTTAGCAGAAGAAATTGAAATTGCACCCACTTTTGAACCATGA
- a CDS encoding KGK domain-containing protein produces the protein MNKIEMEMNMSRKYIPLNCDDYIVGFGKDIFKISRFRELVVQEIREKLMRQTSNTQQQAQVTIIKLFKDMTIAEENLEINSIQFQFFQDCQLLTIGSKNWQTGKLKVQISISPQGKHADEIYIEFYPDDSDKLLPLDSLGNGSNNMKFSELY, from the coding sequence ATGAACAAAATAGAAATGGAAATGAATATGAGTAGAAAGTATATTCCTTTAAATTGTGATGATTACATCGTAGGTTTTGGAAAAGATATATTTAAAATAAGTAGATTTAGGGAGTTGGTGGTCCAAGAAATTAGAGAAAAATTAATGCGGCAAACCAGCAATACTCAACAACAGGCACAGGTAACAATCATTAAGTTATTTAAGGACATGACAATAGCAGAAGAAAATTTAGAAATAAATAGCATTCAATTTCAGTTTTTCCAAGATTGTCAGTTACTAACTATAGGTAGTAAAAACTGGCAGACAGGAAAACTTAAAGTTCAGATATCTATATCGCCTCAGGGTAAACACGCAGATGAAATTTACATAGAATTTTACCCTGATGACTCAGATAAATTATTACCTTTAGATAGTCTAGGCAACGGTTCTAATAATATGAAGTTCTCTGAATTATATTAA
- a CDS encoding thioredoxin-like domain-containing protein — MIPRVRSPELPQNFPWLNTDKPLSLKALKGRIIILDFWTYCCINCLHILPDLKYLEHKYKDSLTVIGVHSGKFDNEKEIENIRQAILRYDIEHPVLVDSDFRVWENYTVKAWPTLIIIDPQGYVIGQFAGEGHIQVIENMIIQILNKNQDNINFQPLQFTLEKQHQPLITPLSFPGKVLATAVGLFIADSGHHRIVMSTLEGEVIHVIGTGKPGVTDGSFEESQFSTPQGMAYDAESKILYVADTGNHTLRQIDIQRQIVETIAGTSQHSHIIFPHGGFALETALNSPWDLEKVANKLFIAMAGSHQIWEMNLERGTIQTFAGTGAEGCFDTTLTESAFAQPSGITTNGAELFIADSEVSSIRGVELDEQSKVRTVCGGGMLFGFGDIDGQKLDVRLQHCLDVEYFQNYLWVADTYNHKIKLVDPATGYCQTVLGDGLPGFQDGQGKNTKFSEPSGLSAIGAFMYISDTNNHAIRRVDLKTLKVKTLYLSGLCAPNACLSADMAAM, encoded by the coding sequence ATGATTCCCCGTGTTAGATCACCAGAATTACCACAAAATTTCCCTTGGTTAAATACAGATAAACCGCTATCCCTAAAAGCACTCAAAGGTAGAATCATCATCTTAGACTTTTGGACATATTGCTGTATTAACTGTCTGCATATATTACCAGACTTGAAATATTTAGAACATAAATATAAAGATAGTTTGACAGTTATTGGTGTTCATTCTGGGAAATTTGACAACGAGAAAGAAATTGAAAATATCCGTCAAGCCATTCTGCGTTATGATATTGAACACCCAGTTTTAGTGGATAGTGATTTTCGCGTTTGGGAAAATTATACTGTCAAAGCTTGGCCTACTTTAATCATTATTGATCCACAGGGATATGTCATTGGTCAATTTGCCGGAGAAGGACATATTCAAGTAATTGAAAACATGATTATTCAGATTTTGAATAAAAATCAGGATAACATCAATTTTCAACCATTGCAATTCACCTTAGAAAAGCAGCATCAACCCTTAATTACACCTTTGTCCTTTCCGGGTAAAGTCTTGGCTACAGCAGTAGGATTATTTATTGCTGACTCTGGACATCATCGCATAGTCATGAGTACCTTAGAAGGTGAAGTTATTCATGTAATTGGTACAGGAAAACCTGGAGTAACTGATGGTTCTTTTGAGGAATCACAGTTTTCTACACCTCAAGGAATGGCTTATGATGCTGAGAGCAAAATTCTCTATGTTGCTGACACAGGAAACCATACCTTACGGCAAATTGACATACAGCGACAGATAGTCGAAACTATTGCTGGAACTAGTCAGCACAGCCATATTATTTTTCCTCATGGTGGTTTTGCACTCGAAACAGCCCTAAATTCCCCCTGGGATCTGGAAAAAGTAGCCAATAAATTGTTTATTGCCATGGCAGGATCACATCAAATTTGGGAAATGAACTTAGAAAGAGGCACCATTCAAACCTTTGCTGGTACTGGTGCAGAAGGTTGTTTTGATACCACGTTAACTGAAAGCGCCTTTGCTCAACCAAGCGGTATTACTACCAATGGTGCGGAATTATTTATTGCTGACAGTGAAGTTAGCTCAATTCGAGGTGTGGAACTTGATGAACAGAGCAAAGTGCGGACTGTTTGCGGTGGTGGTATGTTATTTGGCTTTGGTGATATAGATGGACAAAAGCTAGATGTCAGGTTACAGCACTGTTTAGATGTGGAATATTTCCAAAATTACCTGTGGGTAGCAGATACTTACAACCACAAAATTAAGTTAGTAGATCCTGCGACTGGATATTGTCAAACAGTTTTGGGAGATGGTTTACCAGGTTTTCAAGATGGCCAAGGTAAAAATACGAAATTTTCAGAACCTTCAGGATTGAGTGCTATAGGTGCTTTCATGTACATCAGTGATACCAATAATCACGCAATTCGCCGTGTCGATTTAAAAACGCTGAAGGTGAAAACATTATATCTGTCTGGTTTATGTGCGCCTAATGCTTGTTTATCTGCTGATATGGCTGCAATGTGA
- a CDS encoding glutaminase: protein MIKLKDININNLSLWVQQAQTQAKQASVIQRIPLLAIADPSWFAVHIYCQSGESYSYGNTACIFPLMSVIKPFSFLYLLEYLGTEKVLDWVGLEASAMPFNSLDQLMADNGHPRNPMINSGAITLADKLPGKDGNHRTQLFCEWLNKLAGSHLSLDLDMLASVRATRSQVNLAIAHYLHQTGHIENIEFTLDTYEQICCISGTVEDLGKLGKLLACESSFVNSQHRQIVNAVMLTCGLYEASSQYAVKIGLPMKSGISGALLAIVPNKGAMPAAYPFGEASYAKRLEESGAIACYSPALDSIGNPVAGLAFIEALSQNLQLSIFS from the coding sequence TTGATAAAACTCAAAGACATCAATATAAATAATTTATCTCTCTGGGTACAGCAAGCGCAAACCCAAGCAAAACAAGCATCTGTTATTCAACGTATCCCGCTTTTAGCTATAGCTGATCCTAGCTGGTTTGCTGTTCATATCTACTGTCAGTCAGGAGAAAGTTACAGTTATGGTAATACCGCTTGTATATTTCCTTTGATGAGTGTTATCAAACCATTTTCTTTTCTGTATCTGCTGGAATATTTGGGAACAGAAAAGGTGTTAGATTGGGTTGGTCTTGAAGCATCAGCAATGCCTTTTAATTCATTAGATCAGTTAATGGCTGATAATGGACACCCCCGCAACCCGATGATTAATAGTGGTGCTATTACTTTAGCTGATAAGTTACCAGGTAAGGATGGAAATCATCGCACTCAGTTATTTTGTGAATGGTTGAATAAATTAGCTGGTAGTCACCTATCTCTAGATTTAGATATGTTGGCTTCGGTGCGTGCTACTCGTTCTCAGGTAAATTTAGCGATCGCTCACTATCTTCACCAAACCGGACACATAGAAAATATTGAATTTACTCTTGATACTTATGAACAAATATGCTGTATTTCTGGCACAGTTGAAGATTTAGGAAAGTTGGGAAAATTATTAGCCTGTGAAAGCAGTTTTGTAAATTCCCAACATCGCCAAATTGTTAATGCTGTGATGTTAACTTGTGGACTATACGAAGCTTCTTCTCAGTATGCAGTCAAAATTGGTTTACCCATGAAATCGGGTATAAGTGGGGCATTGTTAGCAATTGTACCAAATAAGGGAGCGATGCCTGCGGCGTACCCCTTCGGAGAAGCAAGCTACGCGAAGCGTCTCGAAGAGAGCGGAGCTATCGCCTGCTACAGTCCTGCTTTAGATAGTATAGGTAATCCTGTAGCGGGGCTGGCATTTATCGAAGCTTTATCCCAAAATTTGCAACTGAGTATTTTTAGCTAA
- the psaA gene encoding photosystem I core protein PsaA, with product MTISPPEREEKKARVIVDKDPVPTSFERWAQPGHFDRSLAKGPKTTTWIWNLHALAHDFDTHTSDLEDISRKIFSAHFGHLAVVTIWLSGMLFHGAKFSNYEAWLADPLGVKPSAQTVWPIVGQDILNGDMGGGFHGIQITSGLFQVWRGWGITSSFQLYVTAIGGLVLAGLFLFAGWFHYHKRAPKLEWFQNVESMLNHHLAVLLGCGSLGWTGHLIHVSAPVNKLLDAGVAIKDIPLPHEFILNKDLLTELYPSFASGLTPFFTLNWGTYADILTFKGGLNPVTGGLWMTDISHHHLAIAVLFIIAGHMYRTNWGIGHSIKDILENHKGPFTGEGHKGLYENLTTSWHAQLATNLAFLGSLTIIIAHHMYAMPPYPYLATDYATQLCIFTHHIWIGGFLIVGGAAHAAIFMVRDYDPVVNQNNVLDRVIRHRDAIISHLNWVCIFLGFHSFGLYIHNDTMRALGRPQDMFSDSAIQLQPVFAQWVQNLHTLAPGTTAPNALETVSYVFGGGILAVGGKVAAAAIPLGTADFLIHHIHAFTIHVTVLILLKGVLYARSSRLIPDKANLGFRFPCDGPGRGGTCQVSGWDHVFLGLFWMYNSLSIVIFHFSWKMQSDVWGTVDADGVVSHITGDNFAQSAITINGWLRDFLWAQATQVINSYGSELSAYGLMFLGAHFVWAFSLMFLFSGRGYWQELIESIVWAHNKLKVAPTIQPRALSITQGRAVGVAHYLLGGIATTWAFFHAHILSVG from the coding sequence ATGACGATTAGTCCTCCGGAGCGAGAGGAGAAAAAAGCAAGAGTCATCGTTGACAAAGACCCTGTACCCACCTCATTTGAAAGATGGGCGCAGCCTGGACACTTCGATAGATCCTTAGCTAAAGGTCCAAAAACCACCACCTGGATTTGGAACCTGCACGCCCTCGCCCACGATTTCGATACACATACAAGCGACCTAGAAGACATTTCCCGCAAAATCTTCTCCGCGCACTTCGGCCACCTAGCCGTCGTGACAATCTGGTTAAGCGGAATGTTATTCCATGGCGCTAAGTTCTCCAACTACGAAGCTTGGCTGGCTGATCCATTAGGAGTTAAGCCCAGCGCCCAAACTGTTTGGCCTATTGTTGGACAAGACATTTTAAACGGTGATATGGGCGGTGGCTTCCACGGCATTCAAATCACCTCTGGCTTGTTCCAAGTATGGCGTGGCTGGGGTATCACTAGCTCCTTCCAGCTGTATGTAACTGCAATTGGCGGCTTGGTATTAGCAGGCTTGTTCCTGTTTGCTGGTTGGTTCCACTACCACAAACGCGCTCCCAAACTGGAATGGTTCCAGAATGTGGAGTCCATGTTGAATCACCACTTGGCAGTATTGCTAGGTTGCGGTTCTTTGGGATGGACAGGACACTTAATCCATGTGTCCGCACCAGTTAACAAGCTATTGGATGCAGGCGTTGCCATTAAGGACATCCCCTTGCCCCACGAGTTCATTTTGAATAAAGACCTGTTGACAGAGTTGTATCCCAGCTTTGCCAGCGGGTTAACACCTTTCTTCACATTGAACTGGGGAACTTACGCTGATATTCTGACCTTTAAAGGTGGTTTGAACCCCGTAACAGGCGGTTTGTGGATGACTGATATTTCTCATCACCACTTAGCGATCGCTGTACTGTTCATCATCGCCGGTCATATGTACCGCACCAACTGGGGTATCGGTCACAGCATCAAAGATATCCTAGAAAACCACAAAGGACCCTTCACTGGTGAAGGTCACAAAGGTCTTTACGAAAACCTGACCACCTCTTGGCACGCTCAGTTGGCTACTAACCTGGCCTTCTTAGGTTCCTTGACAATCATCATCGCGCATCATATGTACGCGATGCCCCCCTATCCATACTTGGCAACTGACTACGCTACACAGTTGTGTATCTTCACTCACCATATTTGGATCGGTGGCTTCTTGATTGTGGGTGGTGCTGCTCACGCAGCGATCTTCATGGTGCGGGATTACGATCCTGTTGTTAACCAAAACAACGTACTGGATCGTGTGATTCGTCACCGTGATGCTATCATCTCTCACCTCAACTGGGTTTGTATTTTCCTCGGCTTCCACAGCTTTGGTTTGTACATCCACAACGACACCATGCGTGCCTTGGGTCGTCCCCAAGATATGTTCTCTGACTCTGCAATTCAATTGCAACCAGTGTTTGCTCAGTGGGTACAAAACCTGCACACACTGGCTCCAGGAACAACAGCACCTAATGCCCTGGAAACAGTAAGTTATGTGTTCGGCGGTGGAATTTTGGCTGTAGGCGGTAAAGTAGCTGCGGCTGCTATTCCTTTAGGAACAGCTGACTTCTTAATTCACCACATTCACGCCTTCACCATTCACGTAACCGTACTGATCCTGCTAAAAGGTGTATTGTACGCTCGCAGTTCTCGTCTGATTCCAGACAAAGCTAACTTAGGCTTCCGCTTTCCTTGCGACGGTCCAGGTCGTGGCGGTACCTGCCAAGTTTCTGGTTGGGACCATGTGTTCCTGGGACTGTTCTGGATGTATAACTCCTTGTCAATTGTAATTTTCCACTTCAGCTGGAAGATGCAATCTGATGTATGGGGAACTGTAGACGCAGATGGTGTGGTAAGCCACATCACAGGTGACAACTTTGCTCAAAGTGCGATCACCATTAACGGTTGGTTGCGTGACTTCTTGTGGGCGCAAGCTACACAAGTAATCAACTCCTACGGTAGTGAACTGTCCGCTTATGGACTCATGTTCTTAGGCGCTCACTTCGTTTGGGCATTCAGCTTAATGTTCCTGTTCAGTGGTCGTGGCTACTGGCAAGAGCTAATTGAGTCCATCGTCTGGGCGCATAATAAACTGAAAGTAGCTCCAACAATTCAGCCTCGTGCATTGAGCATCACTCAAGGTCGGGCTGTAGGTGTAGCTCACTATCTACTAGGAGGAATTGCCACCACCTGGGCATTCTTCCACGCACACATCCTTTCTGTAGGTTAA
- the psaB gene encoding photosystem I core protein PsaB: MATKFPKFSQDLAQDPTTRRIWYAIATGNDFESHDGMTEENLYQKIFATHFGHLAIIFLWASSLLFHVAWQGNFEQWIKDPLHVRPIAHAIWDPHFGAPAVEAFTQAGASNPVNIAYSGVYHWWYTIGMRTNQELYTGSLGLLLLAAVFLFAGWLHLQPKFRPSLSWFKSAEPRLNHHLAGLFGVSSLAWAGHLVHVAIPESRGIHVGWDNFLTVAPHPAGLTPFFTGNWGVYAQNPDTAGQLFGTSTGAGTAILTFLGGFHPQTESLWLTDMAHHHLAIAVIFIIAGHMYRTNFGIGHSIKEMLNSKSGLVPGSKSEGQFNLPHQGLYDTINNSLHFQLSLALAALGTITSLVAQHMYALPPYAFIAKDYTTQAALYTHHQYIAGFLMVGAFAHAAIFWVRDYDPEQNKGNVLDRILQHKEAIISHLSWVSLFLGFHTLGLYVHNDVVVAFGTPEKQILIEPVFAQFIQAAHGKVLYGLDTLLSNPDSIAYTAYPNYGNVWLSGWLDAINSGTNSLFLTIGPGDFLVHHAFALAIHTTTLVLVKGALDARGTKLMPDKKDFGYAFPCDGPGRGGTCDISAWDAFYLSMFWMLNTIGWVTFYWHWKHLGIWQGNVAQFNENSTYLMGWFRDYLWANSAQLINGYNAFGMNNLSVWAWMFLFGHLVWATGFMFLISWRGYWQELIETLVWAHERTPLANLVRWKDKPVALSIVQARVVGLAHFTVGYIVTYAAFLIASTAGKFG; encoded by the coding sequence ATGGCAACAAAATTTCCAAAATTTAGCCAGGATCTCGCACAGGACCCGACTACTCGTCGGATTTGGTATGCGATCGCAACAGGAAACGATTTTGAAAGCCACGATGGCATGACGGAAGAAAATCTTTACCAAAAGATTTTCGCCACTCACTTCGGTCACTTGGCAATCATCTTCCTGTGGGCATCCAGCCTCCTGTTTCACGTAGCCTGGCAAGGTAACTTTGAACAGTGGATTAAAGATCCCCTTCATGTCCGTCCTATCGCCCATGCGATTTGGGACCCCCATTTCGGCGCTCCAGCAGTTGAAGCTTTCACCCAAGCTGGTGCAAGCAATCCTGTAAACATTGCTTACTCCGGTGTTTACCACTGGTGGTACACCATCGGGATGCGTACTAACCAAGAACTGTACACCGGTTCTTTAGGTCTGCTCCTGTTGGCAGCTGTGTTCTTGTTCGCTGGTTGGTTGCATTTGCAACCCAAGTTCCGTCCTAGCCTCTCTTGGTTCAAGAGTGCAGAACCCCGTCTGAACCACCACCTAGCTGGTTTGTTCGGTGTTAGCTCCTTGGCTTGGGCAGGTCACTTGGTTCACGTTGCTATTCCTGAATCTCGTGGTATCCATGTAGGATGGGATAACTTCTTGACTGTAGCTCCCCACCCAGCAGGCTTAACCCCCTTCTTCACAGGTAACTGGGGCGTTTATGCTCAGAACCCTGACACCGCTGGACAGTTATTTGGTACTTCCACAGGTGCTGGTACAGCGATTCTCACCTTCTTGGGCGGTTTCCACCCCCAAACAGAATCCCTGTGGTTGACCGACATGGCTCACCACCACTTGGCGATCGCTGTTATCTTCATCATCGCCGGTCATATGTACCGCACTAACTTCGGAATTGGTCACAGCATCAAAGAAATGCTCAACTCCAAATCCGGTTTAGTTCCCGGTAGCAAGAGCGAAGGACAGTTCAACCTGCCCCACCAAGGTCTGTACGACACCATCAACAACTCCCTACACTTCCAATTGTCTTTGGCATTGGCAGCACTGGGAACCATTACTTCCTTGGTAGCTCAACATATGTACGCTCTGCCTCCTTACGCGTTCATCGCTAAGGACTACACCACACAGGCAGCACTGTACACCCACCACCAGTACATCGCTGGTTTCTTGATGGTTGGTGCTTTCGCCCACGCCGCCATCTTCTGGGTTCGTGATTATGATCCCGAACAAAACAAGGGCAACGTATTAGACCGGATTTTGCAGCACAAAGAAGCGATCATCTCCCACCTCAGCTGGGTATCTCTCTTCTTGGGCTTCCACACCTTGGGCTTGTACGTTCACAACGACGTAGTAGTTGCTTTTGGTACTCCTGAAAAGCAAATCTTGATTGAGCCAGTATTTGCTCAGTTCATTCAAGCTGCTCACGGTAAAGTTCTCTACGGCTTAGACACCTTGTTGTCTAACCCCGATAGCATCGCTTACACAGCCTACCCCAACTACGGTAACGTTTGGTTGTCTGGCTGGTTAGATGCCATCAACTCTGGAACAAACTCCTTGTTCTTAACAATCGGTCCTGGCGATTTCTTGGTTCACCATGCTTTCGCTTTGGCTATCCACACCACCACCTTGGTACTTGTTAAAGGTGCTTTGGATGCTCGTGGTACTAAGCTGATGCCCGATAAAAAGGACTTCGGCTATGCGTTCCCCTGCGACGGTCCCGGCCGTGGCGGTACTTGCGACATCTCCGCTTGGGACGCTTTCTACCTGTCTATGTTCTGGATGTTAAATACCATTGGTTGGGTAACTTTCTACTGGCACTGGAAACATCTAGGTATTTGGCAAGGTAACGTTGCTCAGTTCAACGAAAACTCCACCTATTTGATGGGCTGGTTCCGTGATTACCTCTGGGCTAACTCCGCTCAGTTGATCAACGGTTACAACGCCTTCGGCATGAACAACTTGTCTGTTTGGGCTTGGATGTTCCTATTCGGACACCTAGTTTGGGCAACCGGTTTCATGTTCCTCATCTCTTGGAGAGGTTACTGGCAAGAGTTGATCGAAACCCTGGTTTGGGCGCACGAGCGTACTCCTCTAGCTAACTTGGTTCGCTGGAAAGACAAGCCCGTTGCTCTCTCCATTGTTCAAGCTCGTGTGGTTGGTTTAGCTCACTTCACTGTTGGCTACATCGTCACCTACGCTGCGTTCCTCATTGCTTCTACTGCTGGTAAGTTCGGTTGA
- a CDS encoding PIN domain-containing protein, with product MFISSTELSEIIISAPAPVLFLDTCTILDIIRSPFRDNISTNEISASLELINKSKLNNRSVWLVTNEIVYTEWKENIATVKIELTEEIKKAELKREKMVNSANIIFDFNHDFGQVIKTLNLPEHLKNLSKSLLDKCEKIAIDDSHYVEAMKRINKCDAPAQRGKDSAKDCQIFAAFLDIGKQLRNKNFHQNICFITTNYQDYGKPNAPKSPLDQELISINTKYFNKLEWGLAIIEGRV from the coding sequence ATGTTTATTAGTTCAACAGAGCTAAGTGAAATTATTATCTCTGCACCTGCACCAGTTTTATTTTTAGACACTTGCACAATTTTAGATATTATCCGTTCTCCATTTCGAGATAATATATCTACTAACGAAATATCAGCATCCTTAGAATTAATTAATAAATCAAAACTAAATAATCGTAGTGTGTGGTTAGTGACAAATGAAATAGTCTATACAGAATGGAAAGAAAATATAGCAACTGTCAAAATCGAACTTACAGAAGAAATAAAAAAGGCAGAACTAAAAAGAGAGAAAATGGTTAATTCTGCAAATATTATCTTTGATTTTAACCATGATTTTGGACAAGTAATAAAAACTCTAAATCTCCCTGAACACCTGAAAAATCTTTCTAAAAGTCTCCTAGATAAATGTGAGAAAATAGCAATAGATGATTCTCATTATGTAGAAGCAATGAAGAGAATTAATAAATGTGATGCTCCTGCTCAAAGAGGTAAAGATTCAGCTAAAGACTGTCAGATATTTGCGGCTTTTTTAGATATCGGTAAGCAATTGAGAAATAAAAATTTCCATCAGAATATTTGCTTTATCACTACAAATTATCAAGATTATGGAAAACCTAATGCTCCTAAATCACCTCTTGATCAAGAACTTATTAGTATTAATACCAAATACTTCAATAAATTAGAATGGGGTTTAGCTATTATTGAAGGTAGAGTATAA
- a CDS encoding HEPN domain-containing protein encodes MQDFISLGQWWIPSKPEVRIPGTLSFSSDRGARLELMESFYDGSLIEKDIASDFILSDQENSLKEGTRELEFIKPQEIIILGLIENNEEITLYKCFGQITSFDAKSRPTLVFYAEYIFRKIHISNEESIKFKSIAIEYSYFREWVGKSGITLYTPYIPRQKDNQLLISYQPPENIYLNTINELDISITFPPIYMNPFDMYFGAIYYKANIEQKTYLTISNHHNKSIDKCIDLCINFKDFLSFAMSKPTSIISVEGKLDITVPKYINQNDGTYTMNEEVQEQTVIILFGLGGNQSNSEAKLSVHEMLFTFNDIGDRLGEIFNNWINKQEKYTSVFQLIMTTTYTPNLYINYDFINIIQALEYYHTVSDRYKDKSKYQKSKIYENGILKQLLEVIEEFSGENFDEKSPERSVDETNGISDDFREALKGQVKGLNRVTLQTRLHQIIEDISDLLPSDFIGDIQDRQLFASRASKTRNAWTHHNAKEKEKAAKGKELIQLFHTLTVILQVCVLRELNFTDDSIKNLIIRNRNYQREWRSSSN; translated from the coding sequence ATGCAAGATTTTATTAGTTTGGGTCAATGGTGGATTCCTAGTAAACCAGAAGTACGAATACCAGGTACATTAAGCTTTTCATCTGATAGGGGCGCAAGACTTGAACTTATGGAATCTTTCTATGATGGAAGTTTGATAGAAAAAGATATAGCATCAGACTTTATTCTATCTGATCAGGAAAATTCTTTAAAAGAAGGAACGAGAGAGCTTGAATTTATCAAACCCCAAGAAATAATTATTCTTGGTTTAATTGAAAATAATGAAGAAATCACACTGTATAAATGCTTTGGTCAAATTACAAGTTTTGATGCCAAAAGTAGACCTACTTTAGTTTTCTACGCTGAGTATATTTTTAGGAAAATTCACATTTCAAATGAAGAGAGTATCAAGTTCAAGTCTATTGCTATAGAATATTCTTATTTTAGAGAATGGGTTGGTAAATCAGGAATAACATTATACACACCATACATACCACGTCAAAAAGATAATCAGCTTTTAATAAGCTATCAGCCTCCTGAAAATATTTACTTGAATACAATAAATGAATTAGATATATCTATTACCTTTCCTCCAATTTATATGAACCCTTTTGATATGTATTTTGGAGCTATTTACTATAAAGCTAATATTGAACAAAAAACATATTTGACAATTAGCAATCATCATAATAAATCTATTGACAAATGTATTGATTTATGTATAAACTTTAAAGATTTCTTGAGTTTTGCAATGTCGAAACCAACTTCGATAATTTCTGTTGAAGGAAAATTAGATATTACTGTTCCAAAATATATAAATCAAAATGATGGAACATACACCATGAATGAAGAAGTTCAGGAACAGACAGTTATTATATTATTTGGTTTGGGAGGTAATCAAAGTAACTCAGAAGCAAAATTATCTGTTCATGAAATGCTATTTACTTTTAATGATATTGGAGATAGATTAGGAGAAATTTTTAACAACTGGATAAACAAGCAAGAAAAATATACTTCTGTTTTTCAACTTATTATGACTACAACTTATACTCCTAACTTATATATAAATTATGATTTTATCAATATAATACAAGCATTAGAATATTATCATACTGTTAGTGATAGATATAAAGACAAAAGCAAATATCAGAAATCTAAAATATACGAGAATGGTATTCTTAAGCAGCTTTTAGAAGTTATCGAAGAATTTTCTGGAGAAAACTTTGATGAAAAATCACCAGAAAGAAGTGTTGATGAAACTAATGGAATTAGTGATGATTTTAGAGAAGCTTTAAAAGGACAAGTTAAAGGTTTAAATCGGGTCACTCTTCAAACCAGATTACACCAAATAATAGAAGATATTTCAGATTTACTTCCTAGTGATTTTATAGGTGATATTCAGGATAGACAGCTTTTCGCTAGTAGAGCTTCAAAAACTCGTAATGCTTGGACACATCATAATGCAAAGGAAAAAGAAAAAGCTGCAAAAGGTAAAGAGCTAATTCAACTATTTCATACACTGACTGTTATACTTCAAGTCTGTGTGTTAAGAGAATTAAATTTTACAGATGATTCCATCAAGAATCTGATAATCCGTAACAGAAATTATCAAAGAGAATGGCGTTCATCCTCCAATTGA